The Drechmeria coniospora strain ARSEF 6962 chromosome 02, whole genome shotgun sequence genome has a segment encoding these proteins:
- a CDS encoding protein phosphatase PP2A regulatory subunit A: protein MTDAPNSSDELYPIAVLIDELKHDDVLLRLNAIHRLSTIALALGAERTREELIPFLDESVEDEDEVLVALSEELGSFIEFVGGPQWGHVLLSPLENLAAIEEPVVRDKAVESLNKICESLSTQQVEEYFTPLTIRLSKADWFTSKVSGCGLYTAPYKKVSPPIQEQLRQQFGLLVHDDTPMVRRQAATNMAKFVKEMTAAVAIEEMIPLFQHLVQDDQDSVRLLTVEILISIAEVVPKEQQSSHGVLLTSLRNLIEDKSWRIAKAVDEEVVSRDLVPAFVKLLKDNEAEVRTAIAGQIPGFCHLVDRTTLLNDIMGSIEDLVSDTSQHVRAALGTQISGLAPILGKQETIDHLLPMFLQMLKDEFPEVRLHIISKLELVNQVIGIDLLSQSLLPAIVQLAEDKQWRVRLAIIEYIPLLASQLGVQFFDEKLSTLCMGWLGDTVFSIREAATHNLKKLTEVFGVAWANEQIIPKVMGMGSHPNYLYRMTTCFAISTLASVVSMDVIATSILPMLDKMVDDDIPNIRFNVAKTYSVLINALRRLPEEGTLYSLEKEGVEVVPSPRGGELIQQRVLPNLTKLQKDDDVDVRYYATTAAVDATGSSVIGEPMSTSP, encoded by the exons ATGACTGACGCGCCCAATTCCAGCGATGAGCTATATCCCATTGCAGTGCTCATCGATGAGCTCAAG CACGATGATGTTTTGCTTCGACTCAATGCCATCCACCGTCTGTCGACtatcgccctcgccctcggtgcGGAGCGTACGAGGGAAGAACTCATTCCATTCCTTGATG AGTCAGTCGAAGATGAGGATGAAGTTCTCGTCGCTTTGAGCGAAGAACTCGGCAGCTTTATCGAATTTGTTGGAGGGCCACAATGGGGGCATGTGCTGCTGTCACCTCTGGAGAATCTGGCAGCCATCGAGGAGCCAGTCGTCCGAGACAAG GCGGTCGAGTCTCTCAACAAGATTTGCGAAAGCCTCTCAACCCAGCAGGTTGAAGAGTACTTCACCCCCCTCACAATTCGACTCTCGAAAGCCGACTGGTTCACCTCCAAAGTCTCTGGATGCGGCCTCTACACCGCCCCGTACAAGAAGGTTTCTCCACCCATCCAGGAACAGCTTCGCCAGCAATTCGGCCTGTTGGTGCACGATGACACCCCAATGGTTCGTCGCCAGGCTGCCACCAACATGGCCAAGTTCGTCAAAGAGATGACTGCCGCTGTTGCCATCGAAGAAATGATACCCCTCTTTCAACACCTCGTGCAGGACGACCAAGATAGCGTCCGGCTTCTTACAGTTGAAATTCTTATTTCCATTGCCGAGGTTGTACCCAAGGAGCAGCAGTCTAGCCACGGCGTCCTCTTGACGTCGCTACGAAATTTGATAGAAGACAAGAGCTGGCGG ATTGCGAAGGCTGTTGATGAAGAAGTGGTCTCGAGGGACCTTGTGCCCGCATTTGTCAAGTTGCTGAAGGATAACGAGGCCGAGGTTCGGACAGCTATTGCCGGCCAAATCCCTGGATTCTGTCATCTTGTTGACCGGACCACGTTACTCAATGATATCATGGGCAGCATTGAGGACCTCGTCTCTGACACTTCTCAGCATGTCCGCGCAGCCCTCGGAACCCAGATTAGCGGCCTGGCTCCCATCCTTGGCAAGCAAGA GACCATTGACCACCTTCTTCCGATGTTTTTGCAAATGCTCAAGGATGAGTTTCCTGAGGTTAGGCTTCACATCATCTCGAAACTGGAGCTGGTGAATCAAG TGATTGGCATTGACCTTCTCTCCCAATCTCTGCTACCCGCCATTGTTCAGCTGGCAGAAGACAAGCAGTGGCGAGTCCGTCTAGCGATCATCGAATATATACCTCTCCTGGCCAGCCAGTTGGGTGTCCAGTTTTTTGACGAGAAGCTCAGTACTTTGTGCATGGGCTGGCTCGGAGATACCGTCTTCTCCATCCGAGAGGCTGCCACACACAACCTAAAGAAGTTAACCGAGGTCTTTGGCGTAGCTTGGGCCAACGAGCAGATCATCCCGAAAGTGATGGGCATGGGTAGCCACCCAAACTACCTGTATCGGATGACGACCTGTTTCGCTATTTCG ACCCTTGCATCTGTGGTCAGCATGGATGTGATCGCTACATCGATTCTGCCTATGCTGGACAAAATGGTCGATGATGACATCCCCAACATTCGATTCAACGTGGCCAAAACGTACTCGGTTCTGATCAATGCTTTGCGTCGTCTCCCTGAAGAGGGTACCCTGTACTCGCTGGAGAAAGAGGGCGTGGAAGTTGTCCCGTCTCCTCGTGGTGGCGAGCTGATTCAGCAAAGAGTCCTCCCAAACCTAACGAAGCTGCAGAAGGATGATGATGTTGATGTTCGCTACTATGCAACAACCGCAGCGGTTGATGCAACGGGTTCTTCTGTGATCGGAGAGCCCATGAGTACTTCACCATAG
- a CDS encoding Peptidase S54, rhomboid yields the protein MPGVPQRFSSARARSYVLRLPLFTRLIIVVIVFFWILSLPNFWDIKKWGALIPDQVSITAAYRLSTFPLVHLNCIHAFLNAVALTPLMERFENEHGTLTTLTLFFGPLTSIPAVLYVIIERGVLRGNTEVMGASMWVFLLLGTEAIRTYRSNPHFVIGTYCIPTWTTPLLLIIVVAALMPNTSLLGHLSGLGVGYIFGLGYLKLLAPPEWALRWIETRLNLLAVLPHYVSVDQKTYGRFGVLPLTNARAGTTVATELVGSTQRLGP from the exons ATGCCTGGCGTGCCGCAGCGGTTCAGCTCCGCCCGAGCTCGATCTTACGTCCTTCGACTCCCGCTGTTCACCCGACTAATTATAGTCGTTATTGTCTTCTTCTGGATACTTAGTTTACCAAACTTCTGGGATATAAAGAAATGGGGGGCCTTGATCCCAGATCAAGTCTCCATTACTGCTG CCTACCGTCTCTCAACCTTTCCACTAGTGCATCTGAACTGCATACATGCGTTTCTCAACGCGGTTGCCTTGACACCGCTCATGGAGCGGTTCGAAAACGAACATGGGACATTGACCACACTCACCTTGTTTTTTGGAC CACTCACGAGCATCCCGGCCGTACTGTATGTCATTATCGAGCGAGGTGTCCTGAGGGGCAACACCGAAGTCATGGGCGCCAG CATGTGGGttttcctcctccttggaACAGAGGCGATACGAACCTACCGTTCAAACCCTCACTTCGTCATCGGTACATATTGCATTCCCACTTGGACAACACCACTCCTCTTGATTATTGTTGTGGCTGCATTGATGCCAAACACAAGTTTGCTCGGGCACCTAAGCGGTCTGGGTGTTGGATATATCT TTGGTCTCGGCTATCTTAAGCTTCTCGCTCCTCCTGAGTGGGCCCTCCGTTGGATTGAGACTCGCCTTAACCTTCTGGCAGTTCTGCCGCATTACGTGAGCGTCGACCAGAAGACATATGGCCGATTTGGGGTGCTACCTTTGACTAATGCTCGTGCTGGGACTACAGTGGCAACAGAGCTAGTAGGCAGCACTCAGCGATTAGGCCCCTAA
- a CDS encoding N-lysine methyltransferase SEE1 — protein sequence MPNTSNERPGHLEPSKLGTKEYWDTLYTNELLNHAADPSDIGTIWFDDSDAEDKIVQFLSDLSDPSSASSTILSRDTTSFLDLGCGNGSLLFALRGDGWSGRALGVDFSPRSIAFANQISASKAQGGQLPVPVEFCQWDIIAGPLNMVILDGTDAQGWDVVLDKGTFDAISLSEDKDSLGRRLCEAYPERILQLVRDEGIFLVTSCNWTEEELEKWFTLERVCPPSQKGPEKVSRLEVVGKIRYRTFNFGGAQGQTISTLCLKKTRQ from the exons ATGCCAAACACTTCAAACGAGAGGCCAGGACACCTTGAGCCCTCAAAGCTTGGCACGAAAGAATA TTGGGATACTCTCTACACAAACGAACTCCTCAACCATGCTGCCGACCCCTCTGACATTGGCACAATATGGTTCGATGATTCAGATGCCGAAGACAAAATTGTTCAGTTCTTGTCTGATCTCTCCGACCCCTCCTCTGCCTCAAGTACAATACTGTCAAGAGACACAACATCTTTCCTAGACCTTGGCTGTGGTAATGGATCACTCCTCTTCGCCTTGAGGGGCGACGGCTGGTCAGGACGTGCTCTAGGTGTCGATTTCAGCCCCCGTAGCATCGCATTCGCGAATCAGATCAGCGCCTCCAAAGCACAGGGGGGCCAATTACCTGTTCCAGTCGAATTTTGCCAGTGGGATATCATTGCTGGCCCGCTGAATATGGTTATCCTTGACGGCACCGATGCTCAAGGGTGGGATGTCGTATTGGACAAAGGCACGTTCGATGCTATCAGCCTGTCAGAAGACAAGGATAGCCTCGGTCGGCGCTTGTGTGAGGCATATCCAGAGCGTATTCTGCAGCTTGTTCGAGATGAAGGTATTTTCCTCGTTACAAGCTGCAACTGGACTGAGGAGGAGCTGGAAAAGTGGTTTACTTTGGAGAGGGTGTGTCCACCAAGCCAGAAAGGACCAGAGAAAGTATCGCGGCTTGAAGTTGTAGGGAAAATTAGGTATCGTACCTTCAACTTTGGAGGTGCACAGGGCCAGACCATCAGCACCTTGTGTTTGAAGAAGACGCGGCAGTGA